The Drosophila teissieri strain GT53w chromosome X, Prin_Dtei_1.1, whole genome shotgun sequence genome has a segment encoding these proteins:
- the LOC122625211 gene encoding protein retinal degeneration B isoform X1: MLIKEYRIPLPLTVEEYRIAQLYMIAKKSREESHGEGSGVEIIINEPYKDGPGGNGQYTKKIYHVGNHLPGWIKSLLPKSALTVEEEAWNAYPYTRTRYTCPFVEKFSLDIETYYYPDNGYQDNVFQLSGSDLRNRIVDVIDIVKDQLWGGDYVKEEDPKHFVSDKTGRGPLGEDWLDEYWREVKGKKQPTPRNMSLMTAYKICRVEFRYWGMQTKLEKFIHDVALRKMMLRAHRQAWAWQDEWFGLTIEDIRELERQTQLALAKKMGGGEECSDDSISEPYISTAATAASTTGSERKKSAPAVPPIVTQQPPSAEASSDEEGEEEDDDEDENDAIGTGVDLSANQSGSAQRSRSQSIQMAQKGKFGSKGALHSPVGSAHSFDLQSKKPHAKTAPRRHVANWRMERLEVDSKSNSDEEFFDCLDTNETNSLAKWSSLELLGEGDDSPPPHGGPSSAASVGGRGNSRQEDSIFNQDFLMRVASERGNKRQLRSSASVDRSHDSSPPGSPSTPSCPTTILILVVHAGSVLDAASELTAKKSDVTTFRGSFEAVMRQHYPSLLTHVTIKMVPCPSICTDALGILSSLSPYSFDASPSAADIPNIADVPIGAIPLLSVASPEFHETVNKTVAAANIVYHEFLKSEEGHGFSGQIVMLGDSMGSLLAYEALCRSNGSQPGTASGASNSGGDAATNINTHNPLSARNSRLDDDERFIEADLDAKRLLVAPSPRRRRSSSSSDSRATKLDFEVCDFFMFGSPLSVVLAARKLHDAKAALPRPNCHQVYNLFHPTDPIASRLEPLLSARFSILAPVNVPRYAKYPLGNGQPLHLLEVIQSHPQHFNDGNNLLAGRRLSDASMQSTISGLIENVSLSTIHALQNKWWGTKRLDYALYCPEGLSNFPAHALPHLFHASYWESPDVIAFILRQIGKFEGIPFVGSNDDKDNASFHPGQPREKWIKKRTSVKLKNVAANHRANDVIVQEGREQRLNARFMYGPLDMITLHGEKVDVHIMKDPPAGEWTFLSTEVTDKNGRISYSIPDQVSLGYGIYPVKMVVRGDHTSVDCYMAVVPPLTECVVFSIDGSFTASMSVTGRDPKVRAGAVDVCRHWQELGYLLIYITGRPDMQQQRVVSWLSQHNFPHGLISFADGLSTDPLGHKTAYLNNLVQNHGISITAAYGSSKDISVYTNVGMRTDQIFIVGKVGKKLQSNATVLSDGYAAHLAGLQAVGGSRPAKGNARMVIPRGCFNLPGQTANPRRRSNAFELQLANISPCSSNINSPSSSNHILLAQLIENAIEKDTPAA; the protein is encoded by the exons ATGCTGATCAAGGAGTACCGCATTCCGCTGCCCCTCACCGTCGAGGAGTACCGCATCGCCCAGCTCTACATGATTGCG AAAAAGAGTCGCGAGGAGAGTCACGGCGAGGGCAGTGGCGTTGAGATTATCATCAATGAGCCGTACAAGGATGGACCCGGCGGAAATGGTCAATACACAAAGAAGATCTACCACGTGGGCAATCATCTGCCTGGCTGGATCAAAA GTCTCTTGCCGAAAAGCGCTTTAAccgtggaggaggaggcatgGAATGCCTATCCGTATACCAGGACTCGCTACACCTGTCCGTTTGTGGAGAAGTTCTCGCTGGACATTGAGACATACTATTATCCGGACAATGGCTATCAGGACAACGTCTTCCAGCTGTCCGGAAGCGATCTGCGTAATCGCATAGTAG ACGTGATTGACATTGTGAAGGACCAGCTGTGGGGTGGCGACTATGTGAAGGAGGAGGATCCCAAGCACTTTGTGTCGGACAAGACGGGCCGTGGACCCTTGGGCGAGGATTGGCTGGACGAGTATTGGCGAGAAGTGAAGGGCAAAAAGCAGCCGACACCGCGCAACATGTCCCTGATGACCGCCTACAAGATCTGCCGCGTTGAGTTCCGCTACTGGGGCATGCAGACGAAGCTGGAGAAGTTCATCCACGACGTGGCGCTGCGCAAGATGATGCTGCGTGCCCATCGACAGGCGTGGGCATGGCAGGACGAGTGGTTCGGCTTGACCATCGAGGATATCCGCGAACTGGAGCGACAAACGCAACTGGCCCTGGCCAAGAAGATGGGCGGCGGCGAGGAGTGCAGCGATG ACAGCATCTCGGAGCCGTATATCAGCACGGCGGCCACTGCCGCCTCCACAACGGGCAGCGAGCGAAAGAAGTCCGCTCCGGCCGTGCCGCCGATTGTCACCCAGCAGCCGCCGAGCGCCGAGGCCAGTTCGGATGAGgagggcgaggaggaggatgacgacgaggacgagaacgaTGCCATTGGTACGGGCGTGGATCTGTCCGCCAACCAAAGCGGATCCGCGCAACGTTCGCGCTCCCAAAGTATTCAGATGGCCCAGAAGGGCAAGTTCGGGTCGAAGGGTGCCCTTCACTCTCCGGTGGGATCTGCCCACAGCTTCGATCTCCAG TCCAAAAAGCCGCATGCAAAGACAGCGCCACGCAGACAT GTGGCAAACTGGCGTATGGAGCGGTTGGAAGTGGACTCCAAATCCAACTCGGATGAGGAATTCTTTGATTGTCTGG acACCAATGAGACGAACTCGCTGGCCAAGTGGAGCTCGCTGGAGCTGCTGGGCGAGGGCGACGACAGTCCGCCGCCACATGGCGGACCCTCCAGCGCAGCATCcgtgggtgggcgtggcaactcGCGGCAAGAGGACAGCATATTCAATCAGGACTTTCTGATGCGCGTGGCCTCAGAGCGCGGCAACAAGCGGCAGTTACGCTCCTCCGCCAGCGTGGATCGCAGTCACGACTCCTCGCCGCCGGGATCACCGAGCACACCGTCATGCCCCACAACCATTCTGATCCTGGTTGTCCATGCGGGCAGCGTTTTGGATGCGGCCAGCGAGCTGACCGCCAAGAAATCCGATGTGACCACATTCCGTGGCTCCTTCGAGGCGGTGATGCGACAGCACTATCCCAGCCTCCTCACTCATGTGACCATCAAGATGGTGCCGTGCCCCTCAATTTGCACCGACGCCTTGGGCATTCTCTCCAGCCTGAGTCCGTACTCCTTTGATGCATCGCCCTCGGCGGCGGATATACCGAATATAGCCGATGTTCCTATTGGAGCCATACCCCTACTATCCGTGGCATCGCCCGAATTCCACGAGACGGTCAACAAGACGGTCGCCGCTGCCAATATTGTCTACCACGAGTTCTTGAAATCGGAGGAGGGACACGGATTCTCCGGCCAGATTGTCATGCTGGGCGATTCGATGGGCTCACTGCTGGCGTACGAGGCTCTCTGCCGATCAAATGGCAGCCAGCCGGGTACGGCTTCGGGCGCCTCAAATTCTGGTGGAGATGCAGCCACCAATATAAATACCCACAATCCGTTGAGCGCTCGAAATTCGAGGTTGGACGATGACGAGCGTTTCATCGAAGCCGATCTGGATGCCAAGCGTTTGCTGGTGGCTCCATCGCCACGTAGACgccgctccagctcctccagcgaTTCGCGGGCCACCAAATTGGACTTTGAGGTCTGTGATTTCTTCATGTTCGGATCGCCGCTGTCTGTGGTACTTGCTGCAAGGAAACTTCACGATGCCAAGGCCGCCCTGCCGCGGCCCAACTGCCACCAGGTCTACAATCTGTTCCATCCAACCGATCCGATCGCCTCGCGCCTGGAGCCGCTTCTCAGCGCCCGGTTTTCGATATTGGCGCCAGTTAATGTCCCACGGTACGCCAAGTATCCGCTGGGAAATGGTCAGCCATTGCATTTAT TGGAGGTCATTCAGTCGCATCCGCAGCACTTCAACGACGGCAACAATCTGCTGGCTGGTCGCCGTTTGTCGGACGCATCGATGCAGAGCACGATATCGGGTCTGATTGAGAATGTCTCGCTTAGTACGATCCATGCCC TGCAAAACAAATGGTGGGGCACAAAGCGCTTGGATTACGCTTTGTATTGCCCGGAGGGATTGAGTAATTTTCCGGCTCACGCCTTGCCGCACCTCTTCCACGCCAGTTACTGGGAGAGTCCGGATGTGATTGCCTTTATTCTACGGCAGATTGGCAAATTCGAGGGCATACCCTTTGTGGGCTCCAACGATGACAAGGACAATGCCTCCTTCCATCCAGGACAGCCGAGGGAGAAGTGGATCAAGAAACGCACCTCGGTGAAGCTGAAAAATGTGGCAGCCAATCATCGGGCCAACGATGTGATCGTGCAGGAGGGCAGGGAGCAGCGTTTGAATGCGAGATTTATGTACGGACCCCTAGACATGATCACCCTGCACGGTGAGAAGGTGGATGTGCACATTATGAAGGATCCGCCGGCGGGCGAGTGGACATTCCTCAGCACTGAGGTGACGGACAAGAACGGTCGAATCTCGTACAGCATTCCGGATCAGGTATCCCTAGGCTATGGCATATACCCCGTAAAGATGGTGGTCCGTGGCGATCACACCTCGGTGGATTGCTATATGGCGGTGGTGCCGCCGTTGACCGAATGCGTGGTCTTTAGCATTGATGGCTCCTTCACCGCTTCCATGTCGGTGACGGGCAGGGATCCCAAGGTACGTGCCGGAGCTGTCGATGTTTGTCGCCACTGGCAGGAGCTGGGCTACCTGCTCATCTACATCACCGGACGACCGGATATGCAGCAGCAACGCGTTGTGTCCTGGCTGAGCCAGCACAACTTCCCGCATGGCCTGATCTCGTTCGCCGACGGCCTGTCCACCGATCCATTGGGCCACAAGACGGCCTATCTCAACAATCTGGTGCAGAACCATGGAATCTCAATTACTGCCGCCTACGGCAGCAGCAAGGACATTAGTGTCTACACGAATGTTGGCATGCGAACTGATCAAATATTCATCGTGGGCAAG GTTGGCAAGAAGCTGCAGTCCAATGCCACCGTGCTTAGCGATGGCTATGCCGCCCACTTGGCCGGTTTGCAGGCTGTGGGTGGTTCGCGCCCGGCGAAGGGCAATGCGCGCATGGTCATTCCACGCGGATGCTTCAATCTTCCCGGCCAGACCGCGAATCCGCGGCGCAGAAG CAATGCTTTCgagctgcagttggccaaCATCAGtccctgcagcagcaacatcaacagtcccagcagcagcaaccacatcCTACTGGCCCAACTGATTGAGAATGCCATTGAAAAGGACACGCCAGCTGCCTAA
- the LOC122625211 gene encoding protein retinal degeneration B isoform X2, with product MLIKEYRIPLPLTVEEYRIAQLYMIAKKSREESHGEGSGVEIIINEPYKDGPGGNGQYTKKIYHVGNHLPGWIKSLLPKSALTVEEEAWNAYPYTRTRYTCPFVEKFSLDIETYYYPDNGYQDNVFQLSGSDLRNRIVDVIDIVKDQLWGGDYVKEEDPKHFVSDKTGRGPLGEDWLDEYWREVKGKKQPTPRNMSLMTAYKICRVEFRYWGMQTKLEKFIHDVALRKMMLRAHRQAWAWQDEWFGLTIEDIRELERQTQLALAKKMGGGEECSDDSISEPYISTAATAASTTGSERKKSAPAVPPIVTQQPPSAEASSDEEGEEEDDDEDENDAIGTGVDLSANQSGSAQRSRSQSIQMAQKGKFGSKGALHSPVGSAHSFDLQVANWRMERLEVDSKSNSDEEFFDCLDTNETNSLAKWSSLELLGEGDDSPPPHGGPSSAASVGGRGNSRQEDSIFNQDFLMRVASERGNKRQLRSSASVDRSHDSSPPGSPSTPSCPTTILILVVHAGSVLDAASELTAKKSDVTTFRGSFEAVMRQHYPSLLTHVTIKMVPCPSICTDALGILSSLSPYSFDASPSAADIPNIADVPIGAIPLLSVASPEFHETVNKTVAAANIVYHEFLKSEEGHGFSGQIVMLGDSMGSLLAYEALCRSNGSQPGTASGASNSGGDAATNINTHNPLSARNSRLDDDERFIEADLDAKRLLVAPSPRRRRSSSSSDSRATKLDFEVCDFFMFGSPLSVVLAARKLHDAKAALPRPNCHQVYNLFHPTDPIASRLEPLLSARFSILAPVNVPRYAKYPLGNGQPLHLLEVIQSHPQHFNDGNNLLAGRRLSDASMQSTISGLIENVSLSTIHALQNKWWGTKRLDYALYCPEGLSNFPAHALPHLFHASYWESPDVIAFILRQIGKFEGIPFVGSNDDKDNASFHPGQPREKWIKKRTSVKLKNVAANHRANDVIVQEGREQRLNARFMYGPLDMITLHGEKVDVHIMKDPPAGEWTFLSTEVTDKNGRISYSIPDQVSLGYGIYPVKMVVRGDHTSVDCYMAVVPPLTECVVFSIDGSFTASMSVTGRDPKVRAGAVDVCRHWQELGYLLIYITGRPDMQQQRVVSWLSQHNFPHGLISFADGLSTDPLGHKTAYLNNLVQNHGISITAAYGSSKDISVYTNVGMRTDQIFIVGKVGKKLQSNATVLSDGYAAHLAGLQAVGGSRPAKGNARMVIPRGCFNLPGQTANPRRRSNAFELQLANISPCSSNINSPSSSNHILLAQLIENAIEKDTPAA from the exons ATGCTGATCAAGGAGTACCGCATTCCGCTGCCCCTCACCGTCGAGGAGTACCGCATCGCCCAGCTCTACATGATTGCG AAAAAGAGTCGCGAGGAGAGTCACGGCGAGGGCAGTGGCGTTGAGATTATCATCAATGAGCCGTACAAGGATGGACCCGGCGGAAATGGTCAATACACAAAGAAGATCTACCACGTGGGCAATCATCTGCCTGGCTGGATCAAAA GTCTCTTGCCGAAAAGCGCTTTAAccgtggaggaggaggcatgGAATGCCTATCCGTATACCAGGACTCGCTACACCTGTCCGTTTGTGGAGAAGTTCTCGCTGGACATTGAGACATACTATTATCCGGACAATGGCTATCAGGACAACGTCTTCCAGCTGTCCGGAAGCGATCTGCGTAATCGCATAGTAG ACGTGATTGACATTGTGAAGGACCAGCTGTGGGGTGGCGACTATGTGAAGGAGGAGGATCCCAAGCACTTTGTGTCGGACAAGACGGGCCGTGGACCCTTGGGCGAGGATTGGCTGGACGAGTATTGGCGAGAAGTGAAGGGCAAAAAGCAGCCGACACCGCGCAACATGTCCCTGATGACCGCCTACAAGATCTGCCGCGTTGAGTTCCGCTACTGGGGCATGCAGACGAAGCTGGAGAAGTTCATCCACGACGTGGCGCTGCGCAAGATGATGCTGCGTGCCCATCGACAGGCGTGGGCATGGCAGGACGAGTGGTTCGGCTTGACCATCGAGGATATCCGCGAACTGGAGCGACAAACGCAACTGGCCCTGGCCAAGAAGATGGGCGGCGGCGAGGAGTGCAGCGATG ACAGCATCTCGGAGCCGTATATCAGCACGGCGGCCACTGCCGCCTCCACAACGGGCAGCGAGCGAAAGAAGTCCGCTCCGGCCGTGCCGCCGATTGTCACCCAGCAGCCGCCGAGCGCCGAGGCCAGTTCGGATGAGgagggcgaggaggaggatgacgacgaggacgagaacgaTGCCATTGGTACGGGCGTGGATCTGTCCGCCAACCAAAGCGGATCCGCGCAACGTTCGCGCTCCCAAAGTATTCAGATGGCCCAGAAGGGCAAGTTCGGGTCGAAGGGTGCCCTTCACTCTCCGGTGGGATCTGCCCACAGCTTCGATCTCCAG GTGGCAAACTGGCGTATGGAGCGGTTGGAAGTGGACTCCAAATCCAACTCGGATGAGGAATTCTTTGATTGTCTGG acACCAATGAGACGAACTCGCTGGCCAAGTGGAGCTCGCTGGAGCTGCTGGGCGAGGGCGACGACAGTCCGCCGCCACATGGCGGACCCTCCAGCGCAGCATCcgtgggtgggcgtggcaactcGCGGCAAGAGGACAGCATATTCAATCAGGACTTTCTGATGCGCGTGGCCTCAGAGCGCGGCAACAAGCGGCAGTTACGCTCCTCCGCCAGCGTGGATCGCAGTCACGACTCCTCGCCGCCGGGATCACCGAGCACACCGTCATGCCCCACAACCATTCTGATCCTGGTTGTCCATGCGGGCAGCGTTTTGGATGCGGCCAGCGAGCTGACCGCCAAGAAATCCGATGTGACCACATTCCGTGGCTCCTTCGAGGCGGTGATGCGACAGCACTATCCCAGCCTCCTCACTCATGTGACCATCAAGATGGTGCCGTGCCCCTCAATTTGCACCGACGCCTTGGGCATTCTCTCCAGCCTGAGTCCGTACTCCTTTGATGCATCGCCCTCGGCGGCGGATATACCGAATATAGCCGATGTTCCTATTGGAGCCATACCCCTACTATCCGTGGCATCGCCCGAATTCCACGAGACGGTCAACAAGACGGTCGCCGCTGCCAATATTGTCTACCACGAGTTCTTGAAATCGGAGGAGGGACACGGATTCTCCGGCCAGATTGTCATGCTGGGCGATTCGATGGGCTCACTGCTGGCGTACGAGGCTCTCTGCCGATCAAATGGCAGCCAGCCGGGTACGGCTTCGGGCGCCTCAAATTCTGGTGGAGATGCAGCCACCAATATAAATACCCACAATCCGTTGAGCGCTCGAAATTCGAGGTTGGACGATGACGAGCGTTTCATCGAAGCCGATCTGGATGCCAAGCGTTTGCTGGTGGCTCCATCGCCACGTAGACgccgctccagctcctccagcgaTTCGCGGGCCACCAAATTGGACTTTGAGGTCTGTGATTTCTTCATGTTCGGATCGCCGCTGTCTGTGGTACTTGCTGCAAGGAAACTTCACGATGCCAAGGCCGCCCTGCCGCGGCCCAACTGCCACCAGGTCTACAATCTGTTCCATCCAACCGATCCGATCGCCTCGCGCCTGGAGCCGCTTCTCAGCGCCCGGTTTTCGATATTGGCGCCAGTTAATGTCCCACGGTACGCCAAGTATCCGCTGGGAAATGGTCAGCCATTGCATTTAT TGGAGGTCATTCAGTCGCATCCGCAGCACTTCAACGACGGCAACAATCTGCTGGCTGGTCGCCGTTTGTCGGACGCATCGATGCAGAGCACGATATCGGGTCTGATTGAGAATGTCTCGCTTAGTACGATCCATGCCC TGCAAAACAAATGGTGGGGCACAAAGCGCTTGGATTACGCTTTGTATTGCCCGGAGGGATTGAGTAATTTTCCGGCTCACGCCTTGCCGCACCTCTTCCACGCCAGTTACTGGGAGAGTCCGGATGTGATTGCCTTTATTCTACGGCAGATTGGCAAATTCGAGGGCATACCCTTTGTGGGCTCCAACGATGACAAGGACAATGCCTCCTTCCATCCAGGACAGCCGAGGGAGAAGTGGATCAAGAAACGCACCTCGGTGAAGCTGAAAAATGTGGCAGCCAATCATCGGGCCAACGATGTGATCGTGCAGGAGGGCAGGGAGCAGCGTTTGAATGCGAGATTTATGTACGGACCCCTAGACATGATCACCCTGCACGGTGAGAAGGTGGATGTGCACATTATGAAGGATCCGCCGGCGGGCGAGTGGACATTCCTCAGCACTGAGGTGACGGACAAGAACGGTCGAATCTCGTACAGCATTCCGGATCAGGTATCCCTAGGCTATGGCATATACCCCGTAAAGATGGTGGTCCGTGGCGATCACACCTCGGTGGATTGCTATATGGCGGTGGTGCCGCCGTTGACCGAATGCGTGGTCTTTAGCATTGATGGCTCCTTCACCGCTTCCATGTCGGTGACGGGCAGGGATCCCAAGGTACGTGCCGGAGCTGTCGATGTTTGTCGCCACTGGCAGGAGCTGGGCTACCTGCTCATCTACATCACCGGACGACCGGATATGCAGCAGCAACGCGTTGTGTCCTGGCTGAGCCAGCACAACTTCCCGCATGGCCTGATCTCGTTCGCCGACGGCCTGTCCACCGATCCATTGGGCCACAAGACGGCCTATCTCAACAATCTGGTGCAGAACCATGGAATCTCAATTACTGCCGCCTACGGCAGCAGCAAGGACATTAGTGTCTACACGAATGTTGGCATGCGAACTGATCAAATATTCATCGTGGGCAAG GTTGGCAAGAAGCTGCAGTCCAATGCCACCGTGCTTAGCGATGGCTATGCCGCCCACTTGGCCGGTTTGCAGGCTGTGGGTGGTTCGCGCCCGGCGAAGGGCAATGCGCGCATGGTCATTCCACGCGGATGCTTCAATCTTCCCGGCCAGACCGCGAATCCGCGGCGCAGAAG CAATGCTTTCgagctgcagttggccaaCATCAGtccctgcagcagcaacatcaacagtcccagcagcagcaaccacatcCTACTGGCCCAACTGATTGAGAATGCCATTGAAAAGGACACGCCAGCTGCCTAA